A region of the Zymomonas mobilis subsp. mobilis ATCC 10988 genome:
CCGTTTTCCGCGACCAAAGTTTTTCGGCCGATCTCGGCTCTCCTGCGGTCAAACGTATCGAAGATGTCCGTAGCTTGCGGGCGGCTCAATTTCCCGAAGATGCAGGGCCTTTAGCCCATCCGATCCAGCCCGATAGCTATATCGAAATCTCGAATTTCTATACAGCAACGGTTTATAATAAAGGAGCAGAAATCATCCGAATGATGCATCAGTTGCTAGGTGCAGAAAAATTCAGGAAGGGAACTGATCTTTATTTTGAACGCCATGATGGTGAAGCGGCTACCTGCGAAAATTTTGTCGCTGCCATGGAAGAGGCAAGCGGGGTCGATCTGACGGATTTCCGCCACTGGTATCATCAGGCAGGTACGCCTGAATTAAAAGCCAGTTTGAAATGGGATGGCGCGACAAAAACAGCAACGCTTACTTTGTCGCAAAAAACAGCCGCCACACCATCCCAACCTGAAAAACAGCCAGTTGTTTTACCTGTCGCGATAGCCTTAATTGGCAAGCAAACGGGTAAAAATCTTATTGGGGAACAGTTGCTCACGCTGACCAAAGACAGCGAAAGCTACCGTTTTGAGAATCTGGCTGAAGAACCGCTTCTTTCAATCAACCGCCATTTCTCGGCACCTGTTACGGTTGAAAACCAAGTCAGCCCCGAAGATCTCGCCTTCCTTTCGGCCAATGATGATGATCCTTTTGCTCGCTATGAAGCCATGCAGCAATTGATGCTTGATTTCATGGTTGCTCGCGTGCGGGGTGAACAGGTCGATCCAAAAACGGTTATCAATGCGGTTGAAAAAACGCTGACTAACAAAGATTTGGATAACGCCTTCATTGCCGAAGCCGTTATTCTGCCTTCTGAAAATATGGTCGGCGAAAAACTCGATATCGTTGATCCGAAACGGATTGCAGAAATCCGCGATGATCTCCGTAAAATGCTGGGGCAGACGCTCGAAAAATTGTGGCAGCAAGCCTATCAAAGCTGCGAACGGCCAAGCTACCAATATACCCCCGAAGCCGTTGGGGCGCGTCGTTTGAAAAATGTCGCACTCAGCTATCTGGCAGCTGGGGAACTGGCTGATGCGCCCAGCATAGCATGGCTACAATTTGAAAAAGCCGACAATATGACCGATCGGCGCGGCGCTTTGGATGTGCTGGTTAACGGCTTCTCGCCAGAAAGAGAAAAGGCGCTCACCGCTTTTTATGAACGCTATAAAGGCAATGCGCTGGTTATTGACAAATGGTTTGCGGTTCAGGCTTTCTCAACCCGTCCAGATGTCATAGAAAATGTGAAGAAACTGGCAAAACATCCTGATTTTACACTGAAAAATCCGAACCGTGCGCGCGCTTTAATTGGCAGCTTCGCTCATAATGCCCGCGCTTTCCATGATTTATCAGGGGAGGGATATCGCTTTGTCACGGATATGGTCATCGCGCTCGACAAGATCAATTCGCAGACGGCGGCCAGAATGATTGCACCCTTTGGCCGCTGGCAACGCTACGGTTCCGATCGGGCAGAAATGATGCAGAATGCCTTGAAACGCATTTTATCCACGCCTGATTTGTCCCGTGACGTGTTCGAGCAAGCCTCAAAAAGCCTGCTTCCGAACAAAGCCTAAAACTGAAATGACCTAATCAATAAATAATCCCTCAACAAAAAAGGCTGCCTTTCATGGCAGCCTTTTTTATCTCGAAATAGATCCTGTTATGTCGGATATGACCGACTTACCGCACAATAATCACTTAAAATTCTTCATAGCGGGCAGGGTCTTGGTCGGCCAAGCGGCCATCAGGCCGTGCTAAAGTCGCGATTATTTCTATATCCTGCGGCGACAGCTCGAAATCAAACAAGGATAGATTTTCAATCTGACGCTCTTTGCTAGAGGCTTTCGGAATCGGTATCGCTCCAAGCTGGACATGCCAACGCAAAATAACCTGCGGGATAGACTTACCCAAGCGATCCGCAATTTTTTTAATCGTGTCGTCCTGTAGCAACTTGCTGGCACGTCCCAAAGGACTCCATGACTCGGTAACAATGCCATGGGCTTTATCCCATGCCCGCTGCTCTTCCTGCGGAAAATAGGGATGCAATTCCACCTGATTGACAACCGGCGTTACACCTGTCTCTTTAATCAGCCTTTCCAGATGTTCTGGTAAAAAGTTACAGACACCAATCGAACGGATTAACCCTTTTTTTCGGGCTTCAATTAAGGCCTGCCACGCCTCGACATAGAGATCTTTGCTCGGATTAGGCCAATGAATCAGATAGAGATCATAATAATCAAGCTGTGCCCGATAAAGCGACTCCTCGACCGTTGCAATGGCCTCTTCAAAATGATGATGTCGCCCCGGTAATTTGGACACGATCCGCAATTTATCACGGGCAATACCGGCCTCGCGAACAGCTTCGCCTACAGCACCTTCATTCTCATAATTAAAAGCGGAATCGAGCAAGCGGTATCCGACTTTAATCGCGCTGACGATATCGGAAACACCGGCCGAACCATTGAGCTTATAGGTGCCAAAACCTACCGCAGGCAAATCATTGCCGTCATTCAGACGGATCGAGGGTATCGAAATAGGGGACATCATACTTCTCCATATAGAGGATGATTCCCTCATCCTGACCCTATTGATAAAGGCTGTAAAACCCCGCTTTCCAAAGAAAACGCTGTCATACGACCATCGGAGCGATTTCTACGATCAATGCTTTAAAAAAGCGAAAGGGGACAATCTATCTGGAATAGGTGAAAAGGGGTGTTTTCAGCGAAATAGAAAAAGCAAAAAAGAAAAAAGGCTCAAATGAAGAAAACCACTCGTCCTTCTTTATTCAAGAAATCTCGATCCGAGGATAAACATTTCTTACCCCAAATAACGACTAATCACCTTTTTCCTTGCCGAAAGAATGCGTAGCGATATCTTAATGGCTTAATGGCTTAATGGCTTAATGGCTTAATGGCTTAATGGCTTAATGGCTTAATGGCTTAATGGCTTAATAGCTGGTGGTATCTCGAAAAAAGAAAATATCCCTATCCCATGGCAGCCAAGCGCTCACGGCCACGCTATTGGGTCACGTTATGGAAATAACCTAATTAGGAAAGTAGACGAAAAAAACACTTTAAACAGAGTAACAGATCTACCCGAAATACATTCAGACAATCCCAATGCAGAAAGTCTTTAATCTATCAGGCGATATATAACCGATTGATCGGAAATAAGATAAATTTTTAAAGAGAAAATAAAACGATAAGGACTATCGTTGAAATGGCTCCCCGAGTAGGATTCGAACCTACGACCTGCCGATTAACAGTCGGACGCTCTACCGCTGAGCTATCAGGGAACACTATGTCAATCACCGCGTTGGGTGTGAAGCGCGTATAACAATCAGCTATGTGTTCTGCAAGCGTTTTTTTCAAAAAAAACACAAAAAAATGAAAGCTATAGATAAAACCCGCCGTCGGCCTATAAATAGGCCTGCGGGTAAATTGGGAAGGTTCATAATGCGGCTTGATGACTACCGAAGCAGCGATAACGTCGAAGACGAACGTGGTGAAGATTTTAGCGGTGGTAATAACGGCGGTGGCGGCGGGTTTAACCTGATTAGCGGCTTGCTCGGCTTTGTCCTTGGTCGTTTCGGTATCGGCGGCGTGATCGTTTTGGTGATCATTTGTTTTATTTTTAAAATAAATCCACTGGGCTTTATAGGGGGTGGCAGTTCGACACAACCCGCGATGGCACCTCATCAGGTGCATTCTGTTCGTTCGGCACAACAGGCCTGCCAACTTAACGCCGCAAGCCTTTTCTCCTGCCGTGTCTTGGCTAGTACCGAAGACACATGGGGCAAGATTTTTGCTGATGCCGGTAAAAAATATAAACCGACAACATTGGTCTTTTATAGTCAAAGAGGTCGTTCAGGCTGCGGTGCAGCAGAATCGGCGATGGGGCCTTTTTACTGCCCAGCAGATCAGCGCGTTTATCTCGATACAGATTTCTATAATGAACTGGTCAACCGCTTCCATGCCAGCGGTGACTTTGCCCAAGCCTATGTTATCGCCCATGAAGTCGGGCATCACGTTCAAGATTTAATGGGCTTATCCGACCAAATCCGTGAACAACAAGCTAATGTCGGCAAAGCTGCCGCTAATGCCCTACAGGTGAGAATGGAATTACAGGCCGATTGCTATGCCGGAGTCTGGGCAGCGCATAACCGCGACCGGATAGAAGAGGGCGATGTCGAAGAAGGTATGCGGGCAGCGCAGGCTATTGGCGACGATACCTTAGAGAAAGCAGCAGGGATGCGACCCGTTCCTGAAAGTTTCACTCATGGCACATCTGCGGAAAGAATGCGCTGGCTCAAACGCGGGATTGATAGCGGCGATCCAGCCGTTTGCGATACCTTCCATCATGATATTGATAGTTAAATTCTGTTGAGATGAAATGTTGTTCATGTCTTTGCGAAAGCGAAAAACACATATTCGGTCAATAAAAAATAATAAATATTTTACCGTAAAAACATAAGGTTATACGCCTTATTTAGTAAAAATTATCAACTAAAATACTCTTAGGATACAGCGATGGCCTTTTTCAAAAGCGTCTATCCTGTATCCTTTTTCTTATCATGACGCTTGATATCCCGCTCTCGACGCATAGCTTGAACAAGCCAATCACCGGAAAATCTGACGACCGTCTATGATTGTAGATATTTTTTCCGCTTTTCTGGCGCACAAAAACATCCTCCCAATATGGGATGCTAGCGGATCAAGGCGCTTCTGCTCGGCATGTAAAAATAGAGCGAGCCTCTGATGAAAAAACTTTTCCATGGAACCTTCCGGTCACTGAACAGCTTCAATTATCGCCTTTGGATAAGTGGAATGTTCGTGTCCAATATCGGGACATGGATGCAACGCATTGCACAGGACTGGCTGGTTCTGGTGCATTTAACCCATCATAATGCGACCGCTGTCGGCATTATTACGGCGCTACAATTCGCCCCTGTTTTTTTACTTTTGCCTTTTTCGGGTTATGCGGCCGACCATTTTGACCGCAGAAAATTTCTGATTTTTACACAAGCGGCTATGGGATTAACCGCTTTAGGGCTGGGGATCCTGACGTTAAGCGGTTTGGTGCGTCTATGGCATGTCTATTTATTCGGTCTCATTTTGGGAGCAATCACGGCGATAGATGCTCCTGCGCGTCAAACTTTTGTTTCTGAACTGGTCAAGGAAGAGGATATTCCCAACGCGGTTGCCTTAAACTCCACCTCTTTCAATAGCGCACGCCTAATTGGGCCCGCGATTTCTGGTTTTCTGATTGCTGCATTTGGAAGCGGTGGCGTATTCCTGCTCAATGCAGCCTCTTTCGGAGCTGTCATTTTGGCGCTTTCCTTTCTGCGCCTTGATGAATTGTATCAAAGGGACAAACCCACAGACCAAAAACACGGTCTATCGGATGGTTTTCGTTATGTCCGCCATCGGCCGGATATCAAAACCATTCTGGCCATGCTTTTCCTGATTTGTACTTTCGGACTTAATTTCCCGATCTTTATTTCAACAATGGCTGTCACGGTTTTTCATGGCGAAGCCCGCCTTTATGGCCTGTTGATGTCTTCTATGGCTATCGGCTCGGTGACAGGCACCTTGTTCGTTGCCGGTCAGGCCAATCCGCATATTCGTCTGTTATTCCTCAGCACAATTCTATTCGGGATAAGCTGCCTTTTAGGGGCTTTAATGCCGGATGCACTGACCTTTGGTCTAGTTTTGGTTCTTATCGGCTTATCGGCGCAGATTTTTACAACCGCATCCAATAGTCTGGTGCAATTATCGACCGATTCCAAGGTCAGAGGACGGGTTGTCGCCATTCTTCTGGCAGTCTCGGTCGGTGGCACCCCTGTCGGTAGTTTATTGATTGGCCGAGTAGCCGATATTTGGGGGGCACGCTACGCCTTAGGCATAGGGGCAATTTCTGGCTTCACAGCCGCCTTGATCGGCTTATGCTATCTCGTCAAATATCATCGATTGCATTTATATTTTAAAAAAGGCGACATCGCTTTTAAAATGAAGGCTGTTGGCGATAAAATAAAACACCCATTCCATCGCAGGTAAATCTAAAAAGAATTTGAGATTTGAAACCATGTCCTTAATAGCTTTTATCGCGGCCGCCTCTCTTCTGACTATAACACCGGGTCTTGATACGGCTATGGTCTTGCGTGTCGCTACAAGCAGCGGAACAGGTCCGGCCTTTATGGCGGGTATAGGTGTGGCTCTTGGATGTCTGCTCTGGGGCATTGCGGCTTCACTGGGTTTAGGTGCTGTTTTACGAGCCTCTGAATTAGCCTATAACCTCATTAAATGGAGTGGCGCGGCTTATTTATGTTGGCTGGGCATAAATCTGCTTATTCACCCCCGAAAAAATCTGGTGGATAGCCTCGATCCATCGATGCCATCAGCGACAAAGGCCTTAAGACAAGGCTTCTTCACCAACATCCTTAACCCCAAAGTCGGGATATTCTACGTTACTTTCTTGCCGCAATTCATGCCGTCATCTAGCCATTTAATTCAATATGCGTTTTTACTGACCTTTATCCATGCCATGATTACAATTCTTTGGTTCGCCATTTTGGCCTTGGCAACAGCACCGCTTCTCCGATTTTTAAAAAGACCGCGATTCTTGTCTGTGATTGATCGCTTAACCGGCTGCGTTTTTATTGCTTTCGGTTTGAAAATCGCTCTTTCCAAGGCCAAATAGCGTTCAAATTTTTGCCCCTGTCACAACCATGACGATTTCAGAATCCTCTTTGGCTTCAATGGATATCGTTTCGACTTCAGCCAATCCGGCCGCATCGCCTTCTTGAAGAGTGCAATTCTCAATTGCGATTATCCCCTTGGAGACAACCAGATAGCCATATCGTTGTTCTTCCAGAGGATAGTTGATGACATCGCCCTTATTCAAAGTCGCGCCTAAAACGGCTGCATCCGCATGAATAGGTAGCGCTTCTTTATCCTCAGGATATCCCGAGGCCAAAACCACAAAACGACCGGCGTGATCTTTTTTCGGAAAGGAGCGGCTTCCCCATGACGGTTTATGGCCTGACTGATTGGGCATAATCCAAATCTGGAACAAGCGAGTATCAGAAGCCTCTCGGTTATATTCGCTATGAATAATACCGGTTCCGGCCGACATAACTTGGACAGCACCGGCCTCTATCCGCCCTTTATTCCCAAGGCTGTCCTCATGGGTTAACGCGCCTTCGCGAATATAGGTAACGATTTCCATATCTTTATGAGGATGCATGCCAAAGCCGGTATCAGGCGCAATCCGGTCATCATTCCACACTCTAACCGCGCCCCAATTTATCCGGTCGGGATCAAAATATCGAGCAAAGGAAAAATGATGTCTGGCTTGCAACCATCCATGGTCAGCAAAGCCCAGATTTTTATAAGGACGCTTTACAATCATATCACTGATCCTTTCCTGTTGTCCCAAGATCAATGACTAGAAGACGTGCTATAGATAATATATAGAAATAATATAAATATATCATTTCTGTATTTTTACTAAATTAAAGCGATTTTGATCGAGATGCCAAAATGAAATTACCCGATTTTGAAGCATGGGCGATTTTTGCCAAGGTAGCTGAATTAGGTTCTTTTGCGCGGGCAGCCGAAGCGATCCAGCTTTCCAAACCCACGGTTTCAAAGGCGGTAAGTCGCCTTGAGCAATCCTTGGGCAGTGCGCTATTCAATCGCAATTCCCGTCATATTTCTTTGACCGATCTCGGGCGGTCACTTTTGGGACATGCTAATAAAATTATTGCCGAAGCCGAAATGGCCGAAACCGAAGCCCGTGGTGGTATCCAGCGCCCTTCGGGGCTTATCAAAATAGCTGCACCAACGACTTTTGGCCTATGGCATTTATCACCGGTTCTGCCAGATTTTTTGGCGCAATATCCGGAAATAGATATCTCAATTGATTTCAGTGATGCGCTCGTTGATCTTGTGGGGGAGGGCTATGATATCGCTCTTAGAATAGCTTCTCTTGCGGATTCAGCCTTA
Encoded here:
- the pepN gene encoding aminopeptidase N — its product is MSENHSDTPVVIHRHAYRPPDWLVPTIALDFALDPQKTRVKARLQVKRNGDHNRPLKLDGNNQKLLAFSVDGQDAQSQVKQEKEGLVIALGGEAHTIETEVEISPESNSQLMGLYASSGLLCTQCEAEGFRRITYFPDRPDILSRYTVRMEADEKAFPVLLSNGNLTLEGKSENGRHFALWNDPFPKPCYLFALVAGNLAAYRDEFITQSGRKVALAIWVRPDDINKTHHAMNALKMAMAWDEKVYGREYDLDQFNIVAVDDFNFGAMENKSLNIFNSRYILADPDTATDADYDAIAGVVAHEYFHNWSGNRVTCRDWFQLSLKEGFTVFRDQSFSADLGSPAVKRIEDVRSLRAAQFPEDAGPLAHPIQPDSYIEISNFYTATVYNKGAEIIRMMHQLLGAEKFRKGTDLYFERHDGEAATCENFVAAMEEASGVDLTDFRHWYHQAGTPELKASLKWDGATKTATLTLSQKTAATPSQPEKQPVVLPVAIALIGKQTGKNLIGEQLLTLTKDSESYRFENLAEEPLLSINRHFSAPVTVENQVSPEDLAFLSANDDDPFARYEAMQQLMLDFMVARVRGEQVDPKTVINAVEKTLTNKDLDNAFIAEAVILPSENMVGEKLDIVDPKRIAEIRDDLRKMLGQTLEKLWQQAYQSCERPSYQYTPEAVGARRLKNVALSYLAAGELADAPSIAWLQFEKADNMTDRRGALDVLVNGFSPEREKALTAFYERYKGNALVIDKWFAVQAFSTRPDVIENVKKLAKHPDFTLKNPNRARALIGSFAHNARAFHDLSGEGYRFVTDMVIALDKINSQTAARMIAPFGRWQRYGSDRAEMMQNALKRILSTPDLSRDVFEQASKSLLPNKA
- a CDS encoding aldo/keto reductase, giving the protein MMSPISIPSIRLNDGNDLPAVGFGTYKLNGSAGVSDIVSAIKVGYRLLDSAFNYENEGAVGEAVREAGIARDKLRIVSKLPGRHHHFEEAIATVEESLYRAQLDYYDLYLIHWPNPSKDLYVEAWQALIEARKKGLIRSIGVCNFLPEHLERLIKETGVTPVVNQVELHPYFPQEEQRAWDKAHGIVTESWSPLGRASKLLQDDTIKKIADRLGKSIPQVILRWHVQLGAIPIPKASSKERQIENLSLFDFELSPQDIEIIATLARPDGRLADQDPARYEEF
- the ypfJ gene encoding KPN_02809 family neutral zinc metallopeptidase, encoding MRLDDYRSSDNVEDERGEDFSGGNNGGGGGFNLISGLLGFVLGRFGIGGVIVLVIICFIFKINPLGFIGGGSSTQPAMAPHQVHSVRSAQQACQLNAASLFSCRVLASTEDTWGKIFADAGKKYKPTTLVFYSQRGRSGCGAAESAMGPFYCPADQRVYLDTDFYNELVNRFHASGDFAQAYVIAHEVGHHVQDLMGLSDQIREQQANVGKAAANALQVRMELQADCYAGVWAAHNRDRIEEGDVEEGMRAAQAIGDDTLEKAAGMRPVPESFTHGTSAERMRWLKRGIDSGDPAVCDTFHHDIDS
- a CDS encoding MFS transporter; protein product: MKKLFHGTFRSLNSFNYRLWISGMFVSNIGTWMQRIAQDWLVLVHLTHHNATAVGIITALQFAPVFLLLPFSGYAADHFDRRKFLIFTQAAMGLTALGLGILTLSGLVRLWHVYLFGLILGAITAIDAPARQTFVSELVKEEDIPNAVALNSTSFNSARLIGPAISGFLIAAFGSGGVFLLNAASFGAVILALSFLRLDELYQRDKPTDQKHGLSDGFRYVRHRPDIKTILAMLFLICTFGLNFPIFISTMAVTVFHGEARLYGLLMSSMAIGSVTGTLFVAGQANPHIRLLFLSTILFGISCLLGALMPDALTFGLVLVLIGLSAQIFTTASNSLVQLSTDSKVRGRVVAILLAVSVGGTPVGSLLIGRVADIWGARYALGIGAISGFTAALIGLCYLVKYHRLHLYFKKGDIAFKMKAVGDKIKHPFHRR
- a CDS encoding LysE family translocator is translated as MSLIAFIAAASLLTITPGLDTAMVLRVATSSGTGPAFMAGIGVALGCLLWGIAASLGLGAVLRASELAYNLIKWSGAAYLCWLGINLLIHPRKNLVDSLDPSMPSATKALRQGFFTNILNPKVGIFYVTFLPQFMPSSSHLIQYAFLLTFIHAMITILWFAILALATAPLLRFLKRPRFLSVIDRLTGCVFIAFGLKIALSKAK
- a CDS encoding pirin family protein codes for the protein MIVKRPYKNLGFADHGWLQARHHFSFARYFDPDRINWGAVRVWNDDRIAPDTGFGMHPHKDMEIVTYIREGALTHEDSLGNKGRIEAGAVQVMSAGTGIIHSEYNREASDTRLFQIWIMPNQSGHKPSWGSRSFPKKDHAGRFVVLASGYPEDKEALPIHADAAVLGATLNKGDVINYPLEEQRYGYLVVSKGIIAIENCTLQEGDAAGLAEVETISIEAKEDSEIVMVVTGAKI
- a CDS encoding LysR family transcriptional regulator, whose product is MKLPDFEAWAIFAKVAELGSFARAAEAIQLSKPTVSKAVSRLEQSLGSALFNRNSRHISLTDLGRSLLGHANKIIAEAEMAETEARGGIQRPSGLIKIAAPTTFGLWHLSPVLPDFLAQYPEIDISIDFSDALVDLVGEGYDIALRIASLADSALRARRLCPVRLLLVATSDYLDRIGRPQHPKALEKQKSFVYTNSRASGMIRLRHEQSGKEYVLSQSSRFRADNAEAFLPALEAGLGFGIFPDFMVWEGLKSGKLEQILPEWDAGSIALYLVTSANPLRPMRVNVLLDYLTKAFKNPPWTK